One Salvia miltiorrhiza cultivar Shanhuang (shh) unplaced genomic scaffold, IMPLAD_Smil_shh fragScaff_scaffold_39, whole genome shotgun sequence DNA window includes the following coding sequences:
- the LOC131002953 gene encoding uncharacterized protein LOC131002953 produces MEGAPRGRGRGRGRGRGRGRGFVPEEPIPQVAPNRTAEEKFRKEKPPTFDGLGEPADAEKWVRAIERIFNYIRCDDEDKVACATYQLVDEADFWWESKKQNEFWNLRQKTGTVTEYDRAFNQLSRYAPTLVDSDEKRAEKFRNGLRHEIAISLASQGGLTYAQTLSRALTIESLLPREKGKSPEQSGFVPSQDGSKGKRKWNEGTGGNIGNGKKPWVANQNRNQHQNPQPQAIVQTPCPKCQKLHPGECLKGMNVCYNCGEAGHYVSTCPKKGGGAPQQQNPGNQQRQNQGPRGNQGQPQYARAYAINQHQAAGDHGNLAGTINVFDVSIIALFNIGVSYSSISYAACKKLEFTLQSSVTTLEVSTTDDERLLLRTSPRTQSSI; encoded by the exons ATGGAAGGTGCACCAAGAGGACGTGGTAGAGGGCGCGGACGTGGCCGTGGGCGCGGTAGGGGATTTGTACCCGAAGAGCCTATTCcacaagtagcaccaaatcgCACAGCCGAGGAAAAGTTTCGcaaggaaaaacctccaacgtttgatggaTTGGGCGAACCTGCGGATGCCGAGAAATGGGTTAGGGCAATAGAACGGATCTTCAACTACATCCGTTGTGATGATGAGGATAAAGTGGCATGCGCAACTTATCAGTTGGTGGACgaagctgacttttggtgggagtcA AAGAAACAGAATGAGTTTTGGAATCTGAGACAGAAAACGGGAACTGTGACTGAGTACGACAGGGccttcaatcagctatcaagatatgctccgacgTTGGTGGACAGTGATGAGAAACGCGCAGAGAAGTTCAGAAACGGACTGCGTCACGAGATAGCGATTTCCCTAGCAAGTCAAGGGGGTCTCACATACGCGCAGACATTGAGCAGAGCCCTCACTATTGAGTCATTGTTGCCAAGGGAAAAAGGAAAATCCCCCGAACAGTCTGGATTTGTACCATCTCAAGATGGTAGTAAGGGAAAGCGAAAATGGAATGAAGGAACTGGTGGAAACattggaaatgggaagaaaccatgggtgGCGAATCAAAATCGGAACCAACATCAGAATCCACAACCTCAAGCAATAGTTCAAACTCCTTGCCCAAAATGTCAAAAACTCCATCCGGGAGAATGTCTGAAAGGAATGAACGTCTGCTATAACTGCGGAGAGGCCGGACATTATGTCTCGACTTGCCCAAAGAAGGGAGGAGGAGCACCCCAACAACAAAATCCCGGGAACCAACAGCGACAAAACCAAGGTCCTAGAGGAAATCAGGGGCAACCACAATACGCTAGGGCCTATGCCATTAACCAACACCAAGCAGCGGGAGATCacggaaacctggcaggtaccATTAATGTTTTCGACGTGTCGATTATAGCTTTATTCAATATTGGAGTATCCTATTCTTCCATTTCATATGCTGCTTGTAAGAAATTAGAATTTACGCTACAATCATCCGTAACAACGTTAGAAGTTAGTACAACTGACGATGAAAGACTGCTACTAAGGACGTCACCGCGAACTCAGAGCTCGATATAG